A single window of Anaerocolumna chitinilytica DNA harbors:
- a CDS encoding alpha-L-arabinofuranosidase C-terminal domain-containing protein — MSRVSIHIKDKKIPVTSHLYGIFLEDINRAVDGGLYPEMIRNRTFEDSLLPDDCSTPDEGYALVTSSGWRDEFNHGEGLSRWVRQNETPYTPIPAWYQDSALMELDTVNTLGKNRKAALTVVFREEGKIYNTGFCGVPQQAGHSYKLSMFAKSEETTVLTICVKEGKTIYSQGQIKVDKNEYTFYETILIASGDTGAGVLEISCSKGGKVTFGYLSLMPLTTFKGHGLRIDIAEKLRDLKPSFFRFPGGCIVEGISPSTAMRFCNTVGPVWERPGQQLMWHYRASNGLGFHEYLQFCEDLEMEPVYVFNCGMTCQARNEVLMEGTELEDMIQDTLDAIEYAVGEENTHWGALRAKMGHPAPFRLNYVEIGNENHGAAYEERYLKCYKAIKERYPHIKCIGNTHLEQKGLPVDIVDEHYYNTAEYFAEQYRMFDSYDRKGPEIFLGEVAVVRGYVGQLYGALAEAAFFTGVERNQDIITMVSYAPLLENVNYQAWFPNLIRFNNLKSFGIPSYYVWKLFGNHRGEYVLGTKEEVSVIYRPVKGMASLLGKAGLVFRGATWNGKKTEISRELSGRVTAADEVYTILGPDEEQRKENLKVHNSNSEDIFVIFGEEKDTVGTFQIEIKADSDREIILGIFSSRMPKEVYVSDETNPPKEWNTGNVKPFLWKLSGGKSSLVEKEYPADVLLDEEKDVELIKDRFNTFSYTTDGKELVLCVNGMEIHRITLPNFPALHMVATDTEEEVILKMVNMSEEEDEVLLELDCEVEEKYKAYILEGKKEEVNSFTETENVCDREYLLSGASSRFLYKAPALSLSILRLVKRKAEREDRSNEAII, encoded by the coding sequence ATGAGTAGAGTTTCAATTCATATAAAAGATAAAAAAATCCCGGTCACCAGCCATTTATATGGAATATTTCTGGAAGATATTAACCGGGCGGTTGATGGCGGTCTCTATCCGGAGATGATAAGGAACAGAACCTTTGAAGATTCTTTGCTGCCAGATGATTGTTCCACGCCGGATGAGGGTTATGCATTAGTAACTTCTTCAGGCTGGAGAGATGAGTTCAACCATGGTGAAGGGTTAAGCAGGTGGGTTCGGCAGAACGAAACTCCCTATACACCTATACCGGCCTGGTATCAGGACAGTGCTCTGATGGAATTGGATACCGTCAATACTCTGGGGAAGAACAGAAAAGCTGCCTTGACAGTAGTGTTTCGGGAGGAAGGGAAGATCTATAACACAGGATTTTGCGGAGTTCCTCAGCAGGCAGGACATTCCTATAAACTTTCCATGTTCGCGAAGTCAGAAGAGACAACTGTTCTTACTATCTGTGTAAAAGAAGGAAAAACGATTTACAGTCAAGGCCAAATTAAGGTTGATAAGAATGAATACACCTTTTATGAAACTATCTTGATTGCTTCGGGTGATACCGGAGCAGGAGTTCTGGAAATAAGTTGTTCAAAAGGCGGAAAGGTTACATTTGGATACCTTTCGCTGATGCCTCTTACTACCTTTAAGGGACATGGATTAAGAATTGATATCGCAGAGAAACTTCGGGATTTGAAACCTTCGTTTTTTAGGTTTCCGGGAGGTTGCATTGTTGAAGGTATAAGTCCTTCAACGGCTATGCGTTTTTGTAATACTGTAGGGCCGGTATGGGAGCGTCCGGGGCAGCAGCTTATGTGGCATTATCGTGCCAGCAATGGTTTAGGATTTCATGAGTATCTTCAGTTTTGCGAAGATCTGGAGATGGAACCGGTGTATGTATTCAATTGCGGTATGACCTGTCAGGCTAGAAATGAAGTGCTTATGGAAGGAACAGAGCTGGAGGATATGATACAGGACACTCTGGATGCTATTGAATATGCGGTGGGCGAAGAGAATACCCACTGGGGAGCATTAAGAGCTAAGATGGGTCATCCTGCTCCTTTCCGTCTTAATTATGTGGAGATAGGCAATGAAAATCATGGAGCTGCCTATGAGGAGCGCTATCTGAAGTGTTATAAAGCGATTAAAGAACGCTATCCTCATATAAAATGTATCGGCAATACCCATTTGGAACAAAAGGGCCTGCCCGTTGATATTGTCGACGAGCATTATTATAATACGGCAGAATATTTTGCCGAACAATACAGAATGTTTGATAGCTATGACAGAAAGGGACCGGAGATATTTCTCGGTGAGGTTGCAGTTGTCAGAGGGTATGTGGGTCAGCTCTACGGCGCGCTTGCAGAAGCAGCCTTCTTTACAGGAGTGGAAAGAAATCAGGATATTATAACGATGGTATCCTATGCACCTCTTTTGGAAAATGTAAACTATCAGGCATGGTTTCCCAATCTGATCCGATTTAACAATTTAAAAAGTTTTGGTATTCCCAGCTATTATGTGTGGAAGCTATTCGGCAATCATAGAGGTGAATATGTTCTTGGTACGAAAGAAGAGGTATCAGTCATCTACCGCCCCGTAAAAGGAATGGCTTCATTACTTGGCAAGGCAGGACTTGTATTCCGTGGCGCCACTTGGAATGGTAAAAAAACAGAAATCAGCCGTGAGCTTTCAGGGAGAGTAACAGCGGCAGATGAGGTCTATACCATCCTTGGGCCGGATGAGGAACAGAGAAAGGAAAATCTGAAAGTACATAACAGTAATTCTGAAGATATATTTGTCATCTTTGGTGAAGAAAAAGATACAGTAGGCACCTTTCAGATTGAGATTAAAGCAGATAGCGACAGGGAGATAATACTTGGAATCTTCAGTTCCCGTATGCCAAAGGAAGTATATGTCAGTGATGAAACCAATCCTCCGAAAGAATGGAATACCGGAAATGTAAAGCCATTTCTTTGGAAGCTGTCCGGAGGCAAGAGCAGTCTGGTGGAGAAAGAATATCCTGCGGATGTCTTGCTGGATGAGGAGAAGGATGTGGAATTAATAAAAGATCGGTTCAACACTTTTTCTTATACGACGGATGGAAAAGAACTTGTGCTTTGTGTGAACGGAATGGAAATACATAGAATTACCCTGCCGAATTTTCCGGCGCTCCATATGGTGGCAACGGATACGGAGGAGGAAGTTATACTTAAAATGGTGAATATGTCAGAGGAAGAGGATGAGGTACTCCTGGAACTGGACTGTGAGGTAGAAGAGAAGTATAAGGCGTATATACTGGAAGGCAAAAAAGAAGAGGTAAACAGTTTTACTGAGACAGAAAATGTCTGCGACAGGGAATACCTCCTCTCCGGTGCCTCCTCAAGGTTTTTATACAAGGCACCAGCACTTTCCCTAAGTATATTAAGACTAGTAAAAAGAAAAGCAGAAAGAGAGGACAGAAGCAATGAAGCTATTATCTGA
- a CDS encoding LacI family DNA-binding transcriptional regulator, which translates to MITVKEIAQLCGVSITTVSNILNNKPKVSEETRQKVLEVVKQTGYKPNYFAQGMRKQKTRTIGIVVEDLNIFSTPPIVEAIMAYCEEHNFRTVLLNMRLYDKWQDTWYDDTQKLHSVLEPSIQELLSIKVDGIMYIAGHCRIVDCFPDDFDIPAVVVYALSKNSLYPSVVIDDEKGGYDMTKYLISMGHKKIGVIAGTIDNLHTRNRNLGYQKALFEEGILFNPDYLRYGDWMRESGYREMRSLVKQGVTAVFCMNDIMASGAYDYLYEQGINIGQDISLAGFDNNELSQYIRPNLTTCDIQLKEIGLKSAEILVDTLEKEEADGSYEEIYRIPCQLVVRNSIRKIE; encoded by the coding sequence TTGATTACGGTAAAAGAAATAGCCCAATTATGCGGGGTTTCTATCACAACGGTATCCAACATATTGAACAATAAACCTAAGGTTAGTGAAGAAACAAGGCAAAAGGTACTGGAAGTTGTTAAACAGACTGGTTATAAACCCAACTACTTTGCACAGGGCATGAGAAAGCAAAAGACCAGGACGATTGGAATAGTGGTGGAGGATTTAAACATATTCAGTACCCCTCCTATCGTAGAGGCAATTATGGCCTATTGTGAGGAGCATAATTTTCGGACAGTGCTTTTGAATATGCGCTTGTATGACAAATGGCAGGACACCTGGTATGATGATACCCAGAAACTCCATTCTGTGCTGGAACCTTCTATACAGGAACTGCTGTCCATAAAAGTGGATGGTATCATGTATATTGCCGGTCACTGCAGAATTGTTGATTGTTTCCCGGATGATTTTGATATACCTGCCGTGGTCGTTTATGCCCTTTCAAAAAATTCTTTGTATCCGTCCGTTGTTATAGATGATGAAAAGGGCGGCTACGATATGACAAAATATCTTATTTCCATGGGACACAAGAAAATAGGAGTCATAGCAGGAACAATTGATAATCTACATACAAGAAATAGAAATCTGGGATATCAAAAGGCTTTGTTTGAGGAAGGTATATTGTTCAATCCGGATTATTTAAGGTATGGAGATTGGATGAGGGAATCCGGATACCGGGAGATGAGAAGTCTTGTAAAGCAGGGAGTGACTGCGGTTTTTTGTATGAATGATATCATGGCTTCAGGGGCATATGATTACCTCTATGAACAGGGTATTAACATCGGACAGGACATATCCCTTGCCGGTTTTGATAACAATGAGTTATCCCAGTATATAAGGCCAAATCTTACAACCTGTGATATTCAGCTTAAGGAAATTGGTTTAAAATCAGCTGAAATTCTGGTGGATACCTTGGAAAAAGAAGAGGCAGACGGAAGCTATGAAGAGATTTATAGGATACCTTGTCAGCTGGTCGTACGTAATTCTATAAGAAAAATTGAATAA
- a CDS encoding family 43 glycosylhydrolase: MKFQGFNPYLPSWEYIPDGEPYVWGDRVYVYGSHDRFNGYAYCLNDYVTWSAPVDDLSDWRYEGVILESTSVQDNADRDSCLYAPDVAMGPDGRYYLYYVDSKRSIVSVAVCDTPAGKFEFYGYVHYADGTVLGEREGDEPQFDPGVLREGDRTYLYTGFCAVGDRSRSGAMATVLGADMLTILEEPVIIAPSEPYSKGSGYEGHEFFEAPSIRKRGDTYYFIYSSVVMHELCYAVSKNPTGGFRYGGVIISNNDLHIDTYKPAGKPMFYGGNNHGSIIEIEGTWYIFYHRHTNGTNFSRQGCMEVIRFLEDGSIPQVEMTSCGPNKGPLRGEGEYPAYLACNLFCEEESIYTDCTSAWMGGQFPKITQDGKDGDEEIGYIANMKASATAGFKYFNCTGIKKVKIKVRGYCKGEFQIKTSWDGISLGEIPVVYSNVWKEYEADIAVPDGVQAFYLTYTGHGSAQLASFTLVK, encoded by the coding sequence ATGAAGTTTCAGGGTTTCAATCCTTATCTCCCGTCCTGGGAATATATACCCGACGGTGAGCCTTATGTATGGGGAGACAGAGTTTACGTCTATGGCTCCCATGATCGTTTTAACGGCTATGCCTATTGTTTGAATGATTATGTAACCTGGTCTGCACCGGTAGATGATTTAAGTGACTGGCGGTACGAAGGTGTGATTCTTGAATCCACATCCGTACAGGATAATGCGGATCGTGACAGCTGTTTATATGCACCGGATGTTGCGATGGGACCGGACGGCAGGTATTATCTATACTATGTTGACAGTAAGCGCTCTATTGTATCAGTTGCAGTCTGTGATACACCTGCCGGGAAGTTTGAATTCTACGGATATGTACATTATGCGGATGGTACTGTACTGGGAGAAAGGGAAGGTGACGAACCACAGTTTGACCCGGGCGTTTTAAGAGAAGGGGACAGAACATATCTGTATACAGGGTTTTGTGCAGTTGGTGACAGATCCAGATCCGGTGCTATGGCAACAGTCTTGGGGGCAGATATGCTGACGATACTGGAAGAACCTGTAATTATTGCACCAAGTGAGCCTTACAGTAAGGGCAGTGGTTATGAAGGTCACGAGTTTTTTGAGGCGCCTTCTATCAGAAAGCGCGGAGATACCTATTATTTTATCTATTCCTCTGTCGTGATGCACGAGCTGTGCTATGCGGTCAGTAAAAATCCTACCGGAGGATTTAGATACGGCGGAGTAATCATAAGCAATAATGATTTACACATTGATACTTATAAACCAGCGGGAAAGCCTATGTTTTATGGTGGTAACAACCATGGCAGTATTATAGAAATTGAGGGAACCTGGTACATATTCTATCACCGCCATACCAATGGAACTAATTTTAGCAGACAAGGCTGCATGGAAGTTATCCGGTTCCTGGAGGATGGCTCCATACCACAGGTAGAAATGACATCCTGCGGCCCCAATAAGGGACCTTTACGGGGAGAAGGTGAATATCCGGCTTATTTGGCATGCAACCTGTTCTGCGAGGAGGAATCCATTTATACGGATTGTACATCAGCCTGGATGGGAGGGCAGTTCCCTAAAATAACTCAGGATGGCAAAGACGGGGACGAGGAAATCGGTTATATTGCAAATATGAAAGCATCCGCCACAGCAGGTTTTAAATATTTTAACTGCACAGGTATTAAAAAGGTGAAAATAAAAGTACGTGGTTATTGCAAAGGTGAATTCCAGATAAAAACCAGTTGGGACGGTATATCCCTTGGTGAAATTCCGGTAGTATATTCAAATGTCTGGAAGGAATATGAAGCGGATATAGCTGTACCGGACGGGGTACAAGCTTTCTATCTTACATACACCGGGCATGGTAGTGCACAGCTTGCATCCTTTACTCTAGTGAAATAG
- a CDS encoding cysteine ABC transporter substrate-binding protein, giving the protein MRKIASLVLLLVLMTTLLAGCSSKTDNKETGASASSTTGTARTLDEIKKSGKIVIGVFSDKKPFGYVDENGIYQGYDVYFGNRIAKDLGVDVEYVSVEAASRVEYLVTAKVDIILANFTVTPDRAEKVDFALPYMKVALGVVSPDSALITSADQLKGKTLIVNKGTTAETYFTENYPDVKLLKFDQYSEAYSALLDGRGDAFSTDNTEVLAWAIENKGYTVGIESLGNLDTIAPAVQKGNTELLNWINDEIKTLGKENFFHKDYDETLATVYGDAANPDNLVVEGGEVK; this is encoded by the coding sequence ATGAGAAAAATAGCATCGTTAGTACTTTTACTTGTTTTGATGACAACGTTACTGGCAGGCTGCAGTAGCAAGACAGATAATAAGGAGACAGGAGCATCTGCTTCTTCCACCACAGGTACTGCCAGAACCTTAGATGAAATTAAGAAAAGCGGAAAGATTGTAATTGGCGTATTCAGTGATAAGAAGCCTTTCGGATATGTGGATGAGAATGGAATATATCAGGGTTATGATGTATATTTTGGTAACCGTATTGCGAAAGATTTAGGCGTTGATGTGGAATATGTGTCTGTTGAAGCCGCAAGCCGTGTAGAGTACCTGGTAACAGCCAAAGTTGATATTATCCTTGCCAATTTTACCGTAACTCCTGACCGTGCTGAAAAAGTAGACTTTGCCCTGCCTTATATGAAGGTCGCTCTTGGTGTGGTATCACCTGATAGTGCACTGATAACATCAGCTGACCAGTTAAAGGGCAAAACACTTATTGTAAATAAGGGAACGACTGCAGAAACTTACTTTACAGAGAATTATCCCGATGTAAAATTATTAAAATTTGACCAGTACAGCGAAGCCTACAGTGCCTTGCTTGACGGCAGAGGAGATGCTTTCTCTACCGATAATACAGAAGTTCTTGCCTGGGCTATTGAAAACAAAGGTTATACAGTTGGTATCGAATCTCTCGGAAACCTGGATACCATAGCACCGGCTGTTCAAAAAGGAAATACAGAATTATTAAATTGGATTAATGATGAAATAAAAACTCTTGGTAAAGAGAATTTCTTCCACAAGGATTATGACGAGACTCTGGCAACAGTATACGGAGATGCTGCAAACCCGGATAACCTGGTAGTTGAAGGCGGAGAAGTAAAATAA
- a CDS encoding amino acid ABC transporter ATP-binding protein translates to MSVEEILTINHVKKSYDTLEVLKDISLTVRKGEVVVVVGPSGCGKSTLLRCINGLESIQQGEISLRGEVISGRSKEMHLVRQKIGMVFQSYELFPHMNILDNITLGPIKAQHRSRAEAEEEAKKLLERVGLLEKKDAYPRQLSGGQKQRVAIVRALCMHPEVMLFDEVTAALDPEMVREVLDVMLELAREGSTMIIVTHEMQFARAIADRVLFLDKGEVVEESTPEEFFVNPRTERAQKFLNVFEFDTVKGARDRE, encoded by the coding sequence ATGAGTGTAGAAGAAATTTTGACCATAAATCATGTAAAGAAAAGCTATGATACCTTGGAAGTGTTAAAAGATATCTCACTGACGGTAAGAAAAGGTGAAGTCGTTGTTGTAGTGGGGCCCTCCGGCTGCGGTAAGAGTACCCTGCTGCGATGTATCAATGGACTTGAATCCATACAACAGGGAGAGATTTCTCTTAGAGGAGAGGTTATAAGCGGAAGAAGCAAGGAGATGCACCTGGTAAGGCAAAAGATAGGAATGGTTTTTCAGAGTTATGAACTATTTCCTCATATGAACATTCTGGATAACATTACCCTTGGACCGATAAAGGCACAGCATAGAAGCAGGGCGGAGGCAGAAGAAGAGGCAAAAAAACTCTTGGAAAGAGTAGGGCTTCTGGAGAAAAAAGATGCCTACCCAAGGCAGCTCTCCGGAGGGCAAAAACAAAGAGTTGCTATTGTAAGAGCTCTTTGCATGCATCCCGAAGTAATGCTCTTTGATGAAGTTACCGCTGCATTAGACCCTGAGATGGTAAGAGAAGTTTTAGATGTTATGTTAGAGCTTGCCAGGGAAGGAAGCACCATGATTATTGTTACCCATGAAATGCAGTTTGCCAGAGCGATTGCGGATAGGGTTCTGTTTTTGGATAAAGGTGAGGTAGTAGAAGAGAGCACACCGGAAGAATTCTTCGTAAATCCCAGGACAGAAAGAGCACAAAAGTTTTTAAATGTATTTGAATTTGACACTGTAAAAGGTGCCAGAGATAGAGAGTAG
- a CDS encoding amino acid ABC transporter permease yields MQDLGIKVLFEGRNLIRLLEGLWVTVEISLLSVIISMFLGIFLGMIMTLKNPAVKAITRLYLEFVRIMPQLVLLFLVYFGLTRAFHINLSGEVSAVLVFSLWGTAEMGDLVRSALISIPVHQYESGRALGLTQRQIYRHIIIPQTIRRLVPLAINLATRMIKTTSLIALIGVVEVVKVGQQIIEASRLTVPTAALWIYGVIFFLYFLICYPVSKLAARLERTWNTV; encoded by the coding sequence ATGCAGGATTTGGGAATTAAAGTATTATTCGAGGGAAGAAACCTCATAAGGCTCTTAGAAGGATTATGGGTTACTGTTGAGATTTCACTTTTGTCAGTTATTATTTCTATGTTTCTGGGGATTTTTCTCGGGATGATAATGACCTTAAAAAACCCCGCCGTGAAAGCCATAACGCGGTTGTATCTGGAGTTTGTCCGCATAATGCCCCAGCTGGTACTTCTATTTTTGGTTTATTTTGGTTTAACAAGAGCCTTTCATATCAATCTCTCTGGTGAAGTATCGGCAGTCCTTGTCTTCTCCCTATGGGGAACGGCAGAGATGGGGGATTTGGTGAGAAGCGCACTTATATCCATACCGGTACATCAATATGAAAGCGGAAGAGCTTTAGGATTAACCCAAAGGCAGATATACCGGCACATTATCATTCCGCAGACAATTAGAAGACTGGTTCCCCTGGCTATTAACCTGGCTACCAGAATGATAAAAACAACCTCACTGATTGCATTGATCGGAGTAGTGGAGGTGGTAAAGGTAGGACAGCAGATCATTGAAGCTTCCAGATTAACCGTTCCTACAGCAGCCCTTTGGATATATGGAGTGATTTTTTTCTTGTATTTTCTTATCTGTTATCCGGTATCAAAGCTTGCCGCCAGGTTGGAGCGAACCTGGAATACAGTATAG
- a CDS encoding amino acid ABC transporter permease — MNIDVLKEYAPMYLTAAGLTVRIALIGIAGSILLGLICSLIRYLKIPVLKQITGIYIELSRNTPLLIQLFFLYFGLPKAGILLSSETCAITGLIFLGGSYMAEAFRSGLEAVPAIQMESALSLGLTKGQVIGYILLPQAISVSIPAFTANIIFLIKETSVFSAVALADLMYTAKSLIGMSYNTDEALFMLVLSYLGILLPISVIFTMIERKLRYAGFGN, encoded by the coding sequence ATGAACATAGATGTGCTGAAAGAATATGCCCCCATGTACCTGACAGCAGCAGGACTTACCGTAAGGATAGCTTTGATAGGAATAGCTGGTTCTATCCTTTTAGGATTGATATGCAGCCTTATAAGGTACTTAAAGATACCGGTGCTAAAACAGATAACCGGGATTTATATTGAACTTTCCAGAAATACTCCATTGCTCATACAGTTATTTTTCTTATATTTCGGATTACCAAAGGCGGGTATCTTACTTAGTTCAGAGACCTGTGCCATTACAGGCCTTATTTTTTTGGGAGGAAGCTATATGGCGGAAGCTTTTCGCAGCGGTTTGGAAGCTGTGCCTGCTATACAGATGGAATCCGCTTTAAGCTTAGGTCTTACAAAAGGTCAGGTTATCGGATATATACTGCTGCCTCAGGCAATATCGGTATCTATACCGGCTTTTACAGCTAATATTATTTTCTTGATAAAAGAAACCTCAGTATTTAGTGCTGTTGCCCTGGCGGATTTAATGTATACGGCTAAGTCTCTCATCGGAATGTCCTATAATACGGATGAAGCGCTCTTTATGCTGGTATTATCTTATCTTGGTATACTGCTTCCGATTTCCGTAATATTTACCATGATAGAAAGGAAGTTAAGATATGCAGGATTTGGGAATTAA
- a CDS encoding AMP-binding protein — translation MFSTMTLSEIMDETCLRYGDREALVFPKRQETFTFLQIMEESKALAKGLLTLGVKKGDHLAILALNSPEWVILELAAARIGAVLVCINTASTKSELSYVLKQSESSLLFLMEGFKGVSFLDNLTQLIPELLSCERGKLRSEEFPDLRTVVTLDDSKLKGAYNIRELKSFGAAVGSTLLTEAGKKLTAEDPLNIFYTSGTTGNPKGVVLSHFANVNNALVSGERMEYDEDDRILLCLPLFHVIGFVLSTFAGLLYGASIVIAERFETKKALSLIEEESCTVFNGVPSMFQFMLNSDLDEYNLSSLSKGFIAGACCSNELMYRIMGDLGIETIANLYGQTEAIGITQIASFDDRIHRIHSIGRPLPGVEIKVIDIATGEEAALGEKGELLVKSAYIMKGYYRNQEATDSALDTEGWLHTGDLVSVNEEGFIHIEGRIKDIIIRGGENISPAEIENVLKHHDGVFDAAVIAVPDELLGEEICAFIIPTKGYLFNAEEIREFAAKHLAKFKVPKYIKTVKEFPVTSSGKVKKAVLREQVKNEFMPVSHRETVIMKL, via the coding sequence ATGTTCAGTACAATGACTTTATCAGAGATAATGGACGAAACATGCTTAAGATATGGGGACAGAGAGGCATTGGTATTTCCGAAAAGACAGGAAACATTTACTTTTCTTCAAATTATGGAGGAGAGCAAAGCCTTAGCCAAGGGTTTGCTTACCTTAGGTGTTAAGAAAGGGGATCATCTTGCAATTCTTGCCCTTAATTCCCCGGAGTGGGTTATCCTTGAATTAGCAGCAGCCAGAATAGGCGCTGTTCTGGTATGCATCAATACAGCCAGTACAAAAAGTGAACTATCCTATGTGTTAAAGCAGTCGGAGAGTTCACTTTTATTTCTTATGGAAGGTTTTAAAGGAGTTAGCTTTCTTGATAACCTGACACAGCTTATCCCTGAGCTTTTATCCTGTGAGCGGGGAAAGCTTAGGAGTGAGGAATTCCCAGACTTAAGAACAGTAGTTACCTTAGATGATTCGAAGTTAAAAGGTGCGTATAATATCAGAGAACTAAAGAGCTTTGGGGCAGCAGTTGGCAGTACACTTTTAACGGAAGCCGGGAAGAAACTTACAGCAGAAGATCCCTTGAATATCTTTTATACCTCCGGCACTACTGGCAATCCCAAAGGTGTTGTACTTAGCCATTTTGCAAATGTAAATAATGCCCTGGTCTCAGGAGAACGGATGGAGTATGATGAGGATGACAGAATATTGCTCTGCCTGCCTTTGTTTCATGTCATCGGTTTTGTACTTAGTACCTTCGCCGGTCTTTTGTACGGAGCCTCCATCGTAATTGCAGAGAGGTTCGAAACAAAAAAGGCGTTGTCCCTTATTGAGGAGGAGAGCTGTACCGTATTTAACGGCGTGCCCTCTATGTTTCAGTTTATGTTAAATAGTGACTTGGATGAGTATAATCTATCCAGTCTCTCCAAAGGTTTTATTGCAGGTGCTTGCTGCAGCAATGAATTAATGTATAGAATAATGGGAGACCTTGGGATTGAGACTATAGCAAATCTCTACGGGCAGACGGAAGCTATTGGAATTACTCAGATTGCTTCTTTTGATGACAGGATTCATCGAATACACAGCATAGGGAGACCTCTGCCCGGGGTAGAAATCAAGGTGATAGATATAGCAACCGGTGAAGAAGCTGCCCTTGGAGAAAAAGGAGAGCTTCTTGTGAAATCGGCTTATATCATGAAGGGTTACTATCGTAATCAGGAGGCTACAGACAGTGCCCTTGATACAGAGGGCTGGCTCCATACAGGGGACTTGGTAAGTGTCAATGAGGAAGGCTTTATACATATTGAAGGACGAATCAAAGATATAATAATCCGCGGAGGGGAGAATATCTCTCCGGCGGAGATTGAAAATGTACTGAAACACCATGATGGAGTCTTTGATGCAGCTGTAATTGCAGTTCCGGATGAGCTGTTAGGAGAAGAAATCTGTGCCTTTATCATTCCTACTAAAGGGTATCTGTTCAATGCAGAGGAAATCCGGGAATTTGCTGCAAAGCATCTTGCAAAGTTTAAGGTACCAAAATATATAAAGACCGTGAAGGAATTCCCGGTTACTTCAAGCGGAAAAGTAAAGAAAGCAGTTCTAAGGGAACAGGTGAAAAATGAATTTATGCCGGTTTCCCATAGAGAGACTGTTATAATGAAACTATGA
- a CDS encoding 3-oxoacyl-[acyl-carrier-protein] synthase III C-terminal domain-containing protein, whose product MVQVKIRDIAVSHGNKVVDNEPYLEHFRKRGKEVEHFLRDVIGREKRFLFENENENTLTISLQAVNKLMEKTGLTGADMDMIILSSQLPEYTAPPTSIKIHNAIGGKNECICYDVNSNCCGMALAFEQTAKYMALTPHVSKALLIGCDYINMMINEEEENLYGHYGDAACAVILEKTAEDAGVLDSVCTVKSEGVDVALFPGCGFSNIFRTDNKKDMLIKFVPPTEDVPASAGESISKLLTRNGLSKDDIRMFCFSQYALINIRKIRENFGIDEDHSLYIGDEYGYTGTSSPFITLYEAIERGQVKRGDYIVIWTIGCGSQNIGLLCKY is encoded by the coding sequence ATGGTGCAGGTTAAAATAAGGGATATCGCGGTAAGTCATGGAAATAAGGTGGTGGATAATGAACCCTATCTGGAGCATTTTCGTAAGAGAGGTAAGGAGGTTGAGCATTTTTTAAGGGATGTTATCGGGAGAGAGAAGCGGTTTTTATTTGAAAATGAAAATGAAAATACTCTGACGATTTCTCTTCAGGCAGTTAACAAGCTTATGGAAAAGACTGGTCTTACAGGTGCTGATATGGACATGATTATCTTATCCAGCCAGCTTCCGGAATATACGGCACCGCCTACTTCCATCAAGATACATAACGCGATCGGAGGAAAGAATGAGTGCATCTGCTATGATGTCAATTCCAATTGCTGCGGTATGGCGCTGGCTTTTGAGCAGACTGCAAAATATATGGCTCTAACGCCTCATGTCTCGAAAGCCTTACTGATAGGCTGTGACTATATTAATATGATGATTAATGAAGAAGAAGAGAATCTATATGGACATTACGGTGATGCTGCCTGTGCTGTGATCTTGGAAAAGACAGCAGAAGATGCCGGTGTCCTGGATTCTGTATGTACAGTCAAATCAGAAGGGGTTGATGTGGCATTATTTCCCGGCTGCGGTTTTTCCAATATCTTTCGAACGGACAATAAGAAAGATATGTTAATCAAATTTGTTCCGCCTACAGAAGATGTTCCTGCTTCCGCAGGAGAAAGTATAAGTAAGCTTTTAACTCGAAACGGACTTAGCAAAGATGATATCCGTATGTTTTGTTTTTCTCAGTATGCACTTATAAACATTCGCAAGATAAGGGAGAATTTTGGTATAGATGAGGACCATAGCCTTTATATTGGGGATGAATATGGCTACACCGGAACCAGCAGTCCCTTTATTACCTTGTATGAAGCAATTGAACGGGGACAGGTTAAGCGGGGGGATTATATCGTAATATGGACGATTGGCTGCGGCTCTCAGAATATTGGGCTGCTATGTAAATACTAA